AGAGCTCGTAGTAGTTGGGGTCGTAGGGGCTGAAAAAGCCGGCGAAGGCGGCTACGAAGTAAAGGACCAGGAGGATGCGCCCGCCCCAGACCGCCAGGCGGTGCCTGCGGAACTGGGCCCAGGCCACCTGGAAGAGGCTTTCCGACTTCGGCGCGAGGGCGTCCATAAGCCTCCTACTCGTAGCGGATCCTGGGGTCCACCCAGGCGAGAAGCAGGTCCGAAAGCAGGTTGCCGATCATAAGGAGCACCAAGCCCATGGTGAGGAAGCCCGCGACCACGTAGAGGTCCTGCTGGGAGATGGCGTCCAGGAGAAGGGGGGTGATCCCGGGCCAGGCCATGACCACCTCCACGAGGCCGGCTCCCGAGATCAAGGTGGGCAGGATCCCGCCGATGTTGGCCACGATGGGGATGACGGCGTTCCTCAGGGCGTGCTTGTACACCACCACCCGCTCGGGAAGCCCCTTGGCCCGGGCGGTGCGGACGTAGTCCTGGGAGAGGGCCTCGAGCATCTGCCCCCGCATGATGCGGGAGAACCCGGCGATGTCGCTCGTGGTGAGGACGACGATGGGCAAAACCGCGTGCCAGGCCACGTCCACCACCTTTTGCCAGAAGGAGAACTGCTCAAACCCGCTGGAAGTCATCCCCGAAACTGGGAAGACCATAACCCCCGTGCGGAAGTAGACCTGGAGCACCAGGTACATGAGGATGAGGGCCAGGAAGAAGTTGGGGATGGCGAGGCCCAAATAGGCGAGGAAGGAGACCACCCGGTCCCCCAAGGAGTACTGGCGCAAAGCCCCGTAGACGCCCACGGGCACGGCGATGAGGAAGAGGAGGATCGTGGAGGGAACCACCAGGACCATGGAGTTTAGGACCCTGGGCCAGACGATCTCCAGCACCGGGGCCTGGTAGGCGAAGGAGTAGCCCAGGTTGAGGTGGAGGAGGTTGTGCATCCAGAGGAGGTACTGCTCGTGGAAGGGGCGGTCCAGGCCGAACTGGGCGCGGAGCCGGGCAATGGTTTCGGGGGTGACCTTAGGGTCCAGCTCCAGCTGGGTCAGGTAGTCCCCGGGGGCCATCTGGATGATGAGGAAGGCGAGGAAGGTGGCCCCGAAGAAGGTGGGGATCAGGGAGAGGAAGCGCTTGAGGATATAGTTCGCCATGGCTTTCCAAGACATCCCCGGGGCGACCCGGCCCCGGGGATGAGCGTCGGGCTAGCTCACTTCTTGATGAAGGTGAGCTCCACCTGACGGGAGCCCCAGATGCTGGAGATGATGGCGTCGGGGTGCTCGCCGCCCAGGCGGTTGTTCCAGGCGGGGTGGTAGTTGGGCCCGGCGATGTAGATGACGGGAAGGAGCTCCGCCTCAACCTCCTGCATGCGGTAGCCGATCTCCACCCGCTTCTTGAAGTCCAGCTCCGTGCGGCCCTGGTAGTAGAGCTTCTCCATGAGGGTCTCCCGGGGGTCCAGGCACTGGCCGGACTTGTTCCACATGTGCAGGTTCCCCTTGCAGGGCACCACGTTGGAACCGAAGGGCCAGTCCAGGCCGCCGCCCGTCAGGCCGATGATGATGGCGTCAAAGGGCCGGTCGGGGCCCGAGGAGAGGAGCTGGCCCACCAGGGTGTTGAAGTCAATGGCCTGGAAGTTGACCTTCACCCCCACCTTCTTGGCCTCGTCCACGATGAGCTTGGCGATCTGCTCCCGCTGGGCGTTGCCGGCGTTGGTGGCGAGGTTGAACTCAAGCCGCCGCCCCCTGGCGTCCACCAGGTACCCCTCCCGGTCCTTCTTCGTGAAGCCGAGCTCGGCCAAAAGCTTCGCCGCCTGCTGGGGGTTGTACTCGTACTTGGGCACCTTGGGGTTGATCCACTGGGTGAGGACCGGGTAGACGCTGGAGTACATGGGGGTGCCCAGGCCGCCGTAGACGACGTCAATCACCGCCTGGCGGTTGACGATGTGGCTCATGGCCCGGCGGAACTTGTCGGAGCGGAAGAGGCTCTGCTTGAAGGGGTCCGAGGCCTTGTTCCAGTTGAAGACCATGAACTGGCTGCTGGCCACGGGGGAGGCGTTGACCTTGAGGGTGGCGTCCAGGCGGCCCTGCTGGATGGCCTGGCGGATCTGGGAGATGTGGTCCACGGTGGAGGGGGCCATGAGGTCAATGTTCCCCGCCAGGAACTCGGCGAGCTGGGCGTTCACGTCCTTCACGATCTTGATCTCGTAGCGGTCCAGGTAGGGGAGGGGGTTGCCCGCCTCGTCCTTGTTCCATTCCCCGAAGGCGGGGTTGCGCTTCAGAACCAGGCGCTCCCCGGGGCGGTAGCTCTCAATGAGCCAGGGCCCGCCGGAGACGATGTTCTCCGGCTTCTCGTTCAGGGTCCACATCTTCTTGATGCCCTCCGCCCCCTCCCTCTGGTAGACGGGGCCGAAGACGTGGGCGGGCCAGGGCTCAAATCTGGCGATATTGAAGGCCTCGGCGTCGGTCTTGGGGTAGATGAAGCGGATCGTGTAGTCGTCAATCTTCCTGAGGACGATGGGCTTGCCGTCAATGAAGAAGGAGTCGTAGCTGTTGGAGCCCACCGCCTTGTCCGTGTGGATCCGCCAGGTGGTGATCCAGTCGTCGGCGGTGATGGGCCGGCCGTCCGACCACTTCATGCCCTTGCGGATCTTGAAGGTGATCTCCAGCTTGTTGGGGCTTATGGTCCAGGACTCCGCCATGTAGGGGATCCAGTCCCCGGTGGTGGGGTCGCGGGTCGCCAGGCCGCGACTGCCCGAGATGAGGTCTGGGACGTTGCCCGACTCGGCGGTGACGAAGGGGTTGAAGGTGCGGTAGTCGGAGATCACCGCCGCCCTAAGGGTGCCCCCCCGCTTCGCCTCGGAGGGCTTGGCCACGGTCCACTTCTGCGGCCAGACGAAGGTCTGGGCCGAAGCGACGCCCGCCAAAGCCAAGATGCCGGCCAACAACACCGCTTTTCTCATGCAAGACCTCCCTGCATCGCGTACGGCTCCACGCTACCGGGCGGGGTTAGACCCTGTCAAGGGTTGACCCCCCAAAGCCCTTCGTGAAAGAATCCTCCCCATAAGGAGGGAGCATGCGCGCGGTGGTCATGCGAGCCAGGGGAGGCCCCGAGGTGCTGGAGGTGGCCGACCTTCCCGTCCCCGAACCCGGCCCCAAGGAGGTGCGGGTGCGCCTCAAGGCGGCCGCCCTCAACCACCTGGACGTGTGGGTGCGAAAAGGGGTGGCGAGCCCAAAGCTCCCCCTCCCCCACGTCCTGGGCGCAGACGGAAGCGGCGTGGTGGACGCCGTGGGGCCGGGGGTGGAGGGCTTCGCCCCCGGGGACGAAGTGGTCATCAACCCCGGCCTCTCCTGCGGGCGGTGCGAGCGCTGCCTGGCCGGGGAGGACAACCTCTGCCCCCGTTACCAGATCCTCGGGGAGCACCGGCACGGCACCTACGCCGAGTACGTGGTCCTGCCCGAGGCCAACCTGGCCCCCAAGCCCAAGAACCTCTCCTTTGAGGAGGCCGCCGCCATCCCCCTCACCTTCCTCACCGCCTGGCAGATGGTGGTGGACAAGCTCGGGGTGCGCCCAGGGGACGACGTGCTGGTGATGGCCGCAGGAAGCGGGGTGAGCGTGGCCGCCATCCAGATCGCCAAGCTCTTCGGAGCGCGGGTCATCGCCACGGCGGGCTCGGAGGACAAACTCCGCCGGGCGAAGGCCCTCGGGGCCGATGAGACGGTGAACTACACCCACCCGGACTGGCCCAAGGAGGTGCGCCGCCTCACGGGGGGCAAGGGCGTGGACAAGGTGGTGGACCACACCGGGGCCCTTTACTTTGAGGGGGTGATCAAGGCCACGGCGAACGGGGGACGGATCGCCATCGCCGGGGCCTCCTCGGGGTACGAGGGCACCCTGCCCTTCGCCCACGTCTTCTACCGCCAGCTCTCCATCCTGGGCTCCACCATGGCCTCCAAAAGCCGCCTTTTCCCCATCTTGCGCTTCGTGGAGGAGGGGAAGCTCAAGCCCGTGGTGGGCCAGATCCTGCCCCTGGAGGCGGCGGCGGAGGGGCACCGGCTCCTGGAGGAGCGCCGGGTCTTCGGGAAGGTGGTCCTCCAGGTGGGGTAGACAACCCCACCCACGTGCATAAAATAACAAGCATGGCGGCGGACCACACGGACGTGCTCATCGTAGGGGCGGGGCCCGTAGGGCTTTTCGCGGGGTTTTACGTGGGCATGCGGGGGCTGTCCTTCCGCTTCGTGGACCCCTTGCCCGAGCCCGGGGGGCAGCTTACCGCCCTCTACCCGGAGAAGTACATCTACGACGTGGCCGGCTTCCCCAAGGTCTACGCCAAGGACCTGGTGAGGGGCCTGGTGGAGCAGGTGGCCCCCTTTAACCCCGTCTACAGCCTCGGGGAGCGGGCCGAGACCCTGGAGAGGGAAGGGGACCTCTTCAAGGTCACCACCTCCCAAGGGAACGCCTACACCGCCAAGGCGGTGATCATCGCCGCCGGGGTGGGGGCCTTTGAGCCCAGGCGGATCGGGGCGCCGGGGGAGCGGGAGTTTGAGGGGAAGGGCGTCTACTACGCGGTGAAGAGCAAGGCGGAGTTCCAAGGGAAGCGGGTCCTCATCGTGGGCGGGGGGGATAGCGCCGTGGACTGGGCCTTGAACCTCCTGGACACCGCCCGGGAGATCACCCTCATCCACCGCCGCCCCCAGTTCCGGGCCCACGAGGCGAGCGTGCAGGAGCTCATGAAGGCCCACGAGGAAGGGCGCCTTAAGGTCCTCACCCCCTACGAGGTGCGGCGGATAGAGGGGGACGCGTGGGTGCGGAAGGCGGTGGTCTTCCAGAACCAGACCCAGGAGGAGGTGGAGCTGGAGGTGGACGCCGTCCTCATCCTCGCGGGCTACATCACCAAGCTCGGCCCCCTGGCCAACTGGGGGCTCGCCCTGGAGAAGAACAAGATCAAGGTGGACACCACCATGGCCACCAGCATCCCCGGGGTCTACGCCTGCGGGGACATCGTCACCTACCCAGGGAAGCTTCCCCTCATCGTCTTGGGGTTCGGCGAGGCCGCCATCGCCGCCAATCACGCCGCCGCCTACGCCAACCCCGCCCTCAAGGTGAACCCCGGCCACTCCTCGGAAAAGGCCGAGGAGAAAGCCCCCGCCTGAGGCCCGGGCTACCCCGGGGCCTGGGCTTGCCCTAGGATGGGGGCATATGCGGGTTGCCCTCTTCATTGAGGGTTCGTACATGGACCAGGCGGCCAAGCGCCTGGGGTGGAACGTGGACCACCGGCGGGTGATCACCCAGTTCGCCACCCCGGAGCAGCTTTACAACGCGGAAAAGAACGCTTAAGGGCTCCGCCTGAACCCCCGTGCGGCGAACGCTCCTCCGCCCCGGCCCTTGGCCCGCTTTCCTCATCCTCCTCCTCCTCTTTTTGGCCTCGCCCGAGCCTCCCCCTCCAAGGCCTTCCCCAAGCCTTCGGGACCTTTTGCCCCTCCCTAGGGAGGAACGGGAGGCCTGGGTGGCCCTGCACCTCCGCCTCAAGGCAAGCCTCCACCTCCTCCTAGGAGCGGAAGCCGCCCGGGCCTACGACCGCCTCCTGCGCCTGGAGCTTCGCAACCAGCTTTCCGGGAAGCGCTCGGCCTTCGCGCGCCCCGAGGAGGCCCTTGGGGCGGCCCGCCGCTGGGTCTTGGCCATCGGGCAGGCGGTGCGGAAGGGCCCCGTCAACCTGGAA
This region of Thermus thermophilus genomic DNA includes:
- a CDS encoding ABC transporter substrate-binding protein, with amino-acid sequence MRKAVLLAGILALAGVASAQTFVWPQKWTVAKPSEAKRGGTLRAAVISDYRTFNPFVTAESGNVPDLISGSRGLATRDPTTGDWIPYMAESWTISPNKLEITFKIRKGMKWSDGRPITADDWITTWRIHTDKAVGSNSYDSFFIDGKPIVLRKIDDYTIRFIYPKTDAEAFNIARFEPWPAHVFGPVYQREGAEGIKKMWTLNEKPENIVSGGPWLIESYRPGERLVLKRNPAFGEWNKDEAGNPLPYLDRYEIKIVKDVNAQLAEFLAGNIDLMAPSTVDHISQIRQAIQQGRLDATLKVNASPVASSQFMVFNWNKASDPFKQSLFRSDKFRRAMSHIVNRQAVIDVVYGGLGTPMYSSVYPVLTQWINPKVPKYEYNPQQAAKLLAELGFTKKDREGYLVDARGRRLEFNLATNAGNAQREQIAKLIVDEAKKVGVKVNFQAIDFNTLVGQLLSSGPDRPFDAIIIGLTGGGLDWPFGSNVVPCKGNLHMWNKSGQCLDPRETLMEKLYYQGRTELDFKKRVEIGYRMQEVEAELLPVIYIAGPNYHPAWNNRLGGEHPDAIISSIWGSRQVELTFIKK
- a CDS encoding NAD(P)/FAD-dependent oxidoreductase is translated as MAADHTDVLIVGAGPVGLFAGFYVGMRGLSFRFVDPLPEPGGQLTALYPEKYIYDVAGFPKVYAKDLVRGLVEQVAPFNPVYSLGERAETLEREGDLFKVTTSQGNAYTAKAVIIAAGVGAFEPRRIGAPGEREFEGKGVYYAVKSKAEFQGKRVLIVGGGDSAVDWALNLLDTAREITLIHRRPQFRAHEASVQELMKAHEEGRLKVLTPYEVRRIEGDAWVRKAVVFQNQTQEEVELEVDAVLILAGYITKLGPLANWGLALEKNKIKVDTTMATSIPGVYACGDIVTYPGKLPLIVLGFGEAAIAANHAAAYANPALKVNPGHSSEKAEEKAPA
- a CDS encoding ABC transporter permease; this encodes MANYILKRFLSLIPTFFGATFLAFLIIQMAPGDYLTQLELDPKVTPETIARLRAQFGLDRPFHEQYLLWMHNLLHLNLGYSFAYQAPVLEIVWPRVLNSMVLVVPSTILLFLIAVPVGVYGALRQYSLGDRVVSFLAYLGLAIPNFFLALILMYLVLQVYFRTGVMVFPVSGMTSSGFEQFSFWQKVVDVAWHAVLPIVVLTTSDIAGFSRIMRGQMLEALSQDYVRTARAKGLPERVVVYKHALRNAVIPIVANIGGILPTLISGAGLVEVVMAWPGITPLLLDAISQQDLYVVAGFLTMGLVLLMIGNLLSDLLLAWVDPRIRYE
- a CDS encoding zinc-binding dehydrogenase yields the protein MRAVVMRARGGPEVLEVADLPVPEPGPKEVRVRLKAAALNHLDVWVRKGVASPKLPLPHVLGADGSGVVDAVGPGVEGFAPGDEVVINPGLSCGRCERCLAGEDNLCPRYQILGEHRHGTYAEYVVLPEANLAPKPKNLSFEEAAAIPLTFLTAWQMVVDKLGVRPGDDVLVMAAGSGVSVAAIQIAKLFGARVIATAGSEDKLRRAKALGADETVNYTHPDWPKEVRRLTGGKGVDKVVDHTGALYFEGVIKATANGGRIAIAGASSGYEGTLPFAHVFYRQLSILGSTMASKSRLFPILRFVEEGKLKPVVGQILPLEAAAEGHRLLEERRVFGKVVLQVG